In Acidaminococcus timonensis, one DNA window encodes the following:
- a CDS encoding IreB family regulatory phosphoprotein — translation MSRTTQETTMFKPVPENQSVAETIREVADALKEKGYNPIDQLAGYLLSGDPAYVTSYKDARLKIRRFERYELIEALLQNYLGEMDR, via the coding sequence ATGTCTCGTACAACACAGGAAACGACCATGTTCAAACCGGTCCCGGAAAACCAGAGCGTAGCCGAGACCATCCGGGAAGTGGCGGATGCCCTGAAGGAAAAGGGCTATAACCCCATTGACCAGCTGGCAGGGTATCTGCTCAGCGGGGATCCGGCCTATGTAACCAGCTACAAGGATGCCCGGCTGAAGATCCGCCGCTTTGAACGGTATGAGCTGATTGAAGCCCTGCTCCAGAACTATCTGGGGGAAATGGATCGCTGA